One genomic segment of Amycolatopsis sp. WQ 127309 includes these proteins:
- a CDS encoding alpha/beta fold hydrolase, with protein sequence MTRSESLGRERRVRLPAGEVRYFERGSGAPVVFVHGVLTNAELWRKVVPDVAAAGFRCVAPDLPLGSHDLPMRADADLSPAGAADVLADFLDALDLRDVTLVANDTGGALTQILLSRRPERVGRVVLTPSDCFEYFFPPIFKPLPVIARIPGSMAVLGRLLRIRALYPLPMLFGWVVKRPLPDAVAQAYLAPLRKSAGVRRDLRKLLRDVHPRHTLAAAAALRTFDRPVLLAWASEDKLFPIALAHRLAALLPDAKLVEIADSYTFVSEDQPAVLARHVVEFAGVMAD encoded by the coding sequence AACGCCGGGTCCGGTTGCCGGCGGGCGAGGTGCGGTACTTCGAGCGGGGCAGCGGCGCGCCGGTGGTGTTCGTCCACGGCGTGCTGACGAACGCCGAGCTGTGGCGGAAGGTGGTGCCGGACGTCGCGGCGGCCGGATTCCGTTGTGTGGCCCCGGATCTGCCGCTGGGCTCGCACGACCTCCCGATGCGGGCCGACGCCGACCTCTCCCCCGCGGGCGCCGCCGACGTGCTCGCGGACTTCCTGGACGCGCTGGACCTGCGCGACGTCACGCTGGTCGCGAACGACACCGGCGGCGCGCTGACGCAGATCCTGCTCAGCCGGCGCCCGGAGCGGGTCGGGCGGGTCGTGCTCACGCCGTCCGACTGCTTCGAGTACTTCTTCCCGCCGATCTTCAAGCCGCTGCCGGTGATCGCGCGGATCCCGGGGTCGATGGCCGTGCTCGGCCGGCTGCTGCGGATCCGCGCGCTCTACCCGTTGCCGATGCTGTTCGGCTGGGTGGTCAAGCGGCCGCTGCCCGACGCCGTCGCACAGGCCTACCTCGCGCCGCTGCGCAAGTCCGCCGGGGTGCGGCGCGACCTGCGCAAGCTCCTGCGGGACGTGCACCCGCGGCACACCCTGGCCGCCGCGGCGGCGCTGCGGACGTTCGACCGGCCGGTGCTGCTCGCCTGGGCGAGCGAGGACAAGCTGTTCCCGATCGCCCTCGCCCACCGGCTCGCCGCATTGCTGCCGGACGCGAAGCTCGTCGAGATCGCGGACTCCTACACGTTCGTCTCCGAGGACCAGCCCGCCGTGCTGGCCCGCCACGTCGTCGAGTTCGCGGGCGTCATGGCAGATTAG
- a CDS encoding TetR/AcrR family transcriptional regulator, translated as MRRTQQDRSAGTKAALVAAARELFATRGYQAVPADEITRAAGVTRGALYHHYADKQGLFRAVVEELERELTEEVAAAVTQAADPLTGMTLGLGVFLDACLREDVRRISLTDAPAVLGWEVWREIEAEYGLGLIVSVLEQAKVDGLIVELPVPALAQLVLSAVMEAARMIAAADDPAQTRIDVQQVLGAWLVSLLRT; from the coding sequence GTGCGACGTACCCAGCAGGACCGTTCCGCCGGCACGAAGGCCGCCCTGGTCGCCGCCGCGCGCGAGCTGTTCGCCACCCGCGGCTACCAGGCCGTGCCGGCGGACGAGATCACCCGCGCGGCGGGCGTCACCCGCGGCGCGCTGTACCACCACTACGCCGACAAGCAGGGTTTGTTCCGGGCGGTCGTCGAGGAACTGGAACGCGAGCTGACCGAAGAGGTCGCGGCCGCGGTCACCCAGGCCGCGGACCCGCTGACCGGCATGACGCTCGGCCTCGGCGTGTTCCTCGACGCGTGCCTGCGCGAGGACGTCCGCCGGATCTCCCTCACCGACGCGCCCGCCGTGCTCGGCTGGGAGGTCTGGCGCGAGATCGAGGCGGAGTACGGGCTCGGGCTGATCGTCAGCGTGCTGGAGCAGGCCAAAGTGGACGGCCTGATCGTCGAGCTGCCGGTGCCCGCGCTGGCGCAGCTCGTGCTGAGCGCGGTGATGGAGGCGGCCCGGATGATCGCCGCGGCGGACGACCCGGCGCAGACCCGCATCGACGTCCAGCAGGTGCTCGGCGCGTGGCTGGTCAGCCTGCTGCGGACCTAA
- the tsaA gene encoding tRNA (N6-threonylcarbamoyladenosine(37)-N6)-methyltransferase TrmO, translated as MTPPPLPAIGVVRTARTELEHTPVQSAANRAEEGTIELDDRFAEGLAGLAGFDYAWLLSWLDRPDRPGGLTQVPYLLRREGRRMGIFATRGPRRPNPIGLSLIRLLDVSGSTIRFAGVDLLDGTPVLDVKPYVTRFDRPPGDPACGWFDAVDVPEGVTPARLAEEPG; from the coding sequence ATGACCCCGCCACCGCTGCCCGCGATCGGCGTCGTGCGCACCGCCCGGACGGAGCTCGAGCACACCCCCGTCCAGTCGGCCGCGAACCGCGCCGAAGAAGGCACCATCGAACTCGACGACCGCTTCGCCGAAGGGCTGGCCGGGCTCGCCGGGTTCGACTACGCGTGGCTGCTCAGCTGGCTGGACCGGCCCGACCGGCCGGGCGGGCTCACGCAGGTGCCGTACCTGCTGCGCCGCGAAGGCCGCCGGATGGGCATCTTCGCCACCCGCGGCCCGCGCCGGCCGAACCCGATCGGGCTGAGTCTCATCCGGCTGCTCGACGTCTCCGGCAGCACGATCCGGTTCGCCGGCGTCGACTTGCTGGACGGCACGCCGGTGCTCGACGTGAAGCCGTACGTCACCCGGTTCGACCGGCCGCCCGGCGACCCCGCCTGCGGGTGGTTCGACGCCGTGGACGTGCCCGAAGGCGTCACGCCGGCCCGGCTCGCGGAGGAGCCCGGTTAG
- a CDS encoding S1 family peptidase, producing the protein MRRRIALALGGAAVLTASLASSALAPAVAQASPGLISAMQRDFGLTAAQAETRLGQEMTASRVLPDAQRAAGAAFGGAWFDPALGKLVVGVTDPAAAAAVRQAGAEPATAAVSAAKLDAAKAAIDSAAKAHPAPAGVSGWRTDVRTGSVVVTLRPGAQGADVDAFVAQARKAGPVTVTSTPKAETLSAGTVGGDPYYINGNTRCSIGFSVNGGFVSAGHCGGAGSSVVGWDGSAMGTFAGSSFPGNDYSFIRIGNGWWTAPVVLGWGTVSDAIVRGSWVAPVGTSVCRSGSTTHWHCGVVEGLNETVNYSQGAVYQVTRTNVCAEPGDSGGSFITGDQAQGVTSGGWGNCSSGGETWFQPVNEILQTFGVGLVTG; encoded by the coding sequence ATGCGTCGAAGAATCGCCCTGGCTCTCGGCGGCGCCGCCGTCCTCACCGCCAGTCTCGCCAGCAGTGCCCTCGCCCCCGCCGTCGCGCAGGCCTCACCCGGCCTGATCTCCGCCATGCAACGGGACTTCGGGCTGACCGCCGCCCAGGCCGAAACCCGGCTGGGGCAGGAGATGACCGCCTCGCGGGTGCTGCCGGACGCGCAGCGCGCCGCCGGCGCCGCGTTCGGCGGGGCCTGGTTCGACCCCGCGCTCGGCAAGCTCGTCGTCGGCGTGACCGACCCCGCCGCGGCCGCCGCCGTCCGCCAAGCGGGGGCCGAGCCGGCGACCGCCGCCGTCAGCGCGGCGAAGTTGGACGCCGCGAAGGCCGCCATCGACTCGGCGGCCAAGGCGCACCCCGCCCCGGCCGGCGTCAGCGGCTGGCGGACCGACGTCCGCACCGGCAGCGTCGTGGTCACGCTGCGGCCCGGCGCGCAGGGCGCCGACGTCGACGCTTTCGTCGCGCAGGCCCGGAAAGCCGGCCCCGTCACCGTGACGTCGACGCCGAAGGCCGAGACGCTCTCCGCCGGCACCGTCGGCGGCGACCCGTACTACATCAACGGCAACACCCGCTGCTCGATCGGCTTCTCGGTGAACGGCGGGTTCGTCAGCGCCGGGCACTGCGGCGGCGCCGGCAGCTCGGTCGTCGGCTGGGACGGCTCGGCGATGGGCACGTTCGCCGGTTCTTCCTTCCCCGGCAACGACTACTCCTTCATCCGCATCGGCAACGGCTGGTGGACCGCGCCGGTCGTGCTCGGCTGGGGCACGGTCAGCGACGCGATCGTGCGCGGCTCCTGGGTCGCGCCGGTCGGCACCTCGGTGTGCCGGTCGGGCTCGACGACGCACTGGCACTGCGGTGTCGTGGAGGGGCTGAACGAAACCGTCAACTACTCCCAGGGCGCCGTCTACCAGGTGACCCGCACCAACGTCTGCGCCGAACCCGGCGACTCGGGCGGCTCCTTCATCACCGGTGACCAGGCGCAGGGCGTCACCTCCGGTGGCTGGGGCAACTGCAGCTCCGGCGGCGAGACGTGGTTCCAGCCGGTGAACGAGATCCTGCAGACCTTCGGCGTCGGCCTCGTCACGGGCTGA
- a CDS encoding mandelate racemase/muconate lactonizing enzyme family protein, with protein MAVVTRAGAFLVDVAVEQARTDAVQAFLSQETVFVELGTDDGGTGLGYSYTIGTGGSSVVALLRDHLLPRLVGQDSRLVEAIWRDLFAATRATSVGAITSLALAAVDTALWDLKCRRAGEPLWRVAGGFGARVPLYDTEGGWLHLGTEELVAGAKAAEAAGWGGVKVKIGKPAAAEDVERLAAVRAAVGPRFDLMVDANQSMTAAEAIRRAAAFAALDLCWLEEPLPADDVSGHARLAAATPVPIAVGESLYSIAQFRDYLHRGAASIVQPDVARIGGITPWLKVAHLAEAFNVDVCPHFLMELHVSLVAAVPNGRYVEHIPQLRAITRTEMTVENGRAVPPETAGLGIDWDRDAMDDRRVS; from the coding sequence GTGGCTGTCGTCACGCGGGCCGGAGCTTTTCTCGTCGACGTCGCGGTCGAGCAGGCCCGCACCGACGCCGTGCAGGCGTTCCTGTCCCAGGAGACCGTCTTCGTCGAGCTGGGCACCGACGACGGCGGGACCGGGCTCGGCTACTCCTACACGATCGGCACCGGGGGCAGCTCCGTCGTCGCGCTGCTGCGGGACCACCTGCTCCCCCGGCTCGTCGGGCAGGACTCGCGGCTGGTCGAAGCGATCTGGCGGGACCTGTTCGCCGCCACCCGGGCGACGAGCGTCGGCGCCATCACCTCGCTCGCGCTCGCCGCCGTCGACACCGCGCTGTGGGACCTCAAGTGCCGCCGGGCCGGCGAGCCGCTGTGGCGCGTCGCCGGCGGGTTCGGCGCGCGGGTTCCGCTCTACGACACCGAAGGCGGCTGGCTGCACCTCGGCACCGAGGAGCTCGTCGCAGGGGCGAAGGCCGCCGAAGCCGCCGGCTGGGGCGGCGTCAAGGTCAAGATCGGCAAGCCCGCCGCCGCCGAAGACGTCGAGCGGCTCGCCGCGGTCCGCGCGGCCGTCGGCCCGCGGTTCGACCTGATGGTGGACGCCAACCAGTCGATGACGGCCGCCGAGGCGATCCGGCGGGCGGCCGCGTTCGCCGCACTGGACCTGTGCTGGCTGGAAGAGCCGCTGCCGGCCGACGACGTGTCCGGGCACGCCCGGCTCGCCGCCGCGACGCCGGTGCCGATCGCCGTCGGCGAGTCGCTGTACTCGATCGCGCAGTTCCGCGACTACCTGCACCGCGGCGCGGCCTCGATCGTGCAGCCCGACGTCGCCCGGATCGGCGGCATCACGCCCTGGCTCAAGGTCGCCCACCTGGCCGAGGCCTTCAACGTCGACGTCTGCCCGCACTTCCTGATGGAACTGCACGTGAGCCTCGTGGCGGCCGTCCCGAACGGCCGTTACGTCGAGCACATCCCGCAGCTGCGGGCGATCACGCGCACGGAAATGACCGTGGAAAACGGCCGCGCGGTGCCACCGGAAACGGCCGGCCTCGGAATCGACTGGGACCGCGACGCGATGGACGACCGCCGCGTTTCCTGA
- a CDS encoding sulfatase: MMGTTGLPLSRRARRRTRDGVTAGMALPDFGLPRPARRHAVAGVVLTVLAALLVLFALLAPDDLNSFAPEALVRVPVEGLIVAAFVLVLPPRARRVVAVLVGLVLGLLVVMKALDTGFYATLEKPFDPVYDWSFFNAGLEFLAGEIGDAAAYAVLAGAVVLAIAVVVFMVLAMLRLTRIAAGRRTGATRAVAVLGVIWIGCSVFGVEIAPGQPIAAQSAAALAYDDLRQVGTDLREQQPFSELAADDAYRNTPGDQLLAGLRGKNVVLTFVESYGRVALDDPEFAPKIGATLDAGTAQLRAAGIGAKSAFLSSSTFGGGSWLAHSTVESGMWIDNQQRYNNLLDSDRLTLGGAFQKAGWKTVWDVPAHTKDWPEGQRFYHPDAYYDFRNIGYQGPGFAYATMPDQYTFSMLQRNELAKSAQKPVMAEVDLVSSHAPWSPRPWLVDWNQVGDGSVFAPQPGAGEAPESVWKDPAKIRDAYRDATDYSLKTLISFVQHYGDDNLVLVFLGDHQPPVVTPQGAVHDVPITIVAKDPKVLDRISGWGWTDGLHPAAQAPVWKMDSFRDRFLTAFAH; the protein is encoded by the coding sequence ATGATGGGAACCACCGGTCTGCCGCTGTCGCGGCGAGCCCGCCGCCGCACTCGGGACGGAGTGACGGCAGGGATGGCGCTGCCCGACTTCGGGCTGCCCCGGCCCGCCCGGCGGCACGCCGTCGCGGGCGTGGTGCTCACCGTCCTGGCCGCGCTGCTGGTGCTGTTCGCGCTCCTCGCGCCGGACGACCTCAACTCGTTCGCGCCGGAAGCGCTGGTCCGGGTGCCGGTGGAAGGCCTGATCGTGGCCGCGTTCGTGCTGGTCCTGCCGCCGCGGGCGCGCCGGGTCGTCGCGGTGCTGGTCGGGCTGGTGCTGGGCCTGCTCGTCGTGATGAAGGCGCTCGACACCGGCTTCTACGCGACGCTCGAGAAGCCGTTCGACCCGGTCTACGACTGGAGCTTCTTCAACGCCGGTCTCGAGTTCCTCGCCGGGGAGATCGGTGACGCCGCCGCCTACGCCGTGCTGGCCGGCGCCGTCGTGCTCGCGATCGCCGTCGTCGTGTTCATGGTGCTCGCGATGCTGCGGCTCACCCGGATCGCGGCCGGCAGGCGGACCGGCGCGACGCGTGCGGTGGCCGTGCTCGGCGTGATCTGGATCGGCTGCTCGGTGTTCGGCGTCGAGATCGCGCCGGGCCAGCCGATCGCGGCCCAGAGCGCCGCCGCCCTGGCCTACGACGACCTGCGCCAGGTCGGCACGGACCTGCGGGAACAGCAGCCGTTCAGCGAATTGGCCGCCGACGACGCGTACCGGAACACCCCCGGTGACCAGCTGCTGGCCGGGCTGCGCGGCAAGAACGTGGTGCTCACGTTCGTGGAGAGCTACGGCCGCGTCGCGCTCGACGACCCGGAGTTCGCGCCGAAGATCGGCGCGACGCTCGACGCCGGCACGGCGCAGCTGCGGGCGGCCGGCATCGGCGCGAAGAGCGCGTTCCTGTCGTCCTCGACGTTCGGCGGCGGCAGCTGGCTCGCGCACTCGACCGTCGAGTCCGGCATGTGGATCGACAACCAGCAGCGCTACAACAACCTCCTCGACAGCGACCGGCTGACCCTCGGCGGCGCGTTCCAGAAGGCGGGCTGGAAGACCGTCTGGGACGTGCCCGCGCACACGAAGGACTGGCCGGAGGGCCAGCGGTTCTACCACCCGGACGCCTACTACGACTTCCGCAACATCGGCTACCAGGGCCCCGGGTTCGCCTACGCCACGATGCCGGACCAGTACACGTTCTCGATGCTGCAGCGCAACGAGCTGGCGAAGTCGGCCCAGAAGCCGGTGATGGCGGAGGTGGACCTCGTCTCCAGCCACGCGCCCTGGTCGCCGCGGCCCTGGCTGGTCGACTGGAACCAGGTCGGCGACGGCTCGGTCTTCGCGCCGCAGCCGGGCGCGGGGGAGGCACCCGAGTCGGTCTGGAAGGACCCGGCGAAGATCCGCGACGCCTACCGCGACGCCACCGACTACTCGCTGAAGACGCTGATCTCGTTCGTGCAGCACTACGGCGACGACAACCTGGTGCTGGTGTTCCTCGGTGACCACCAGCCGCCGGTCGTCACCCCGCAGGGCGCGGTCCACGACGTGCCGATCACGATCGTGGCCAAGGACCCGAAGGTGCTGGACCGGATCTCCGGCTGGGGCTGGACCGACGGCCTGCACCCGGCGGCGCAGGCGCCGGTCTGGAAGATGGACTCCTTCCGCGACCGCTTCCTGACCGCGTTCGCCCACTGA
- a CDS encoding antitoxin: MSLFDKAKEALGNNPDKADQGVDKAAEAAKGRFGEHADKIDQGSDKVKDFLHKQGGGQQDAPPQ; this comes from the coding sequence ATGAGTCTTTTCGACAAGGCGAAAGAGGCCCTGGGCAACAACCCCGACAAGGCCGACCAGGGTGTCGACAAGGCCGCCGAAGCCGCCAAGGGCCGGTTCGGCGAGCACGCCGACAAGATCGACCAGGGCTCGGACAAGGTGAAGGACTTCCTGCACAAGCAGGGCGGCGGCCAGCAGGACGCACCGCCGCAGTGA
- a CDS encoding VanZ family protein — MVATYLVPVRTALYLFPLIALVVMLPAAFVSYRRRGRAGGWTTVVFYTFVFYLLAIATQTILPLPDNANFCAGSSYASSPQLRPFYFVEVVSQRARGHWSPSAILHNPAVWTTALNVAMLVPFGLFLRYAQRMRAVPTILAGFGLSLLFELTQLTGLWFVYPCPYRLFSVDDLILNTAGAALGWLIAGPLGRVLPALEPDHDRRRYATKVTFTRRLFALATDLLGFAVLLGFLFGLLTLFGEDMRHRDTPVVILALVWFVVLPAVTGSTPGKRAMLLKVARRSGRRAGPISLLVRNGVLLSPLWLTWLLLDLDHWDLGEHPEQLLLPLALAASAFVVLVWTPLAVLLDDEHRAPYERLTRTVNVAIVPPPAITPAEPAPAPARAKEVL, encoded by the coding sequence GTGGTCGCCACCTACCTCGTCCCCGTCCGGACCGCCCTCTACCTGTTCCCGCTCATCGCGCTGGTCGTCATGCTGCCGGCGGCGTTCGTCAGCTACCGCCGCCGCGGCCGCGCGGGCGGGTGGACGACGGTCGTGTTCTACACCTTCGTCTTCTACCTCTTGGCGATCGCGACGCAGACGATCCTGCCGCTGCCCGACAACGCGAACTTCTGCGCCGGCAGCAGCTACGCCAGCTCGCCCCAGTTGCGGCCGTTCTACTTCGTCGAAGTCGTGTCGCAACGCGCCCGCGGCCACTGGAGCCCGAGCGCGATCCTGCACAACCCCGCTGTCTGGACCACCGCGCTCAACGTCGCGATGCTGGTCCCGTTCGGCCTCTTCCTGCGCTACGCCCAGCGCATGCGCGCGGTGCCGACGATCCTGGCCGGGTTCGGCCTCTCCCTCCTGTTCGAGCTGACGCAGCTCACCGGGCTGTGGTTCGTCTACCCGTGCCCGTACCGCTTGTTCAGCGTCGACGACCTCATCCTCAACACCGCCGGCGCCGCGCTCGGCTGGCTGATCGCCGGCCCGCTCGGCCGGGTGCTGCCCGCGCTGGAGCCGGACCACGACCGCCGCCGCTACGCCACGAAGGTCACCTTCACCCGGCGGCTGTTCGCGCTGGCCACCGACCTGCTCGGGTTCGCCGTGCTGCTCGGGTTCCTGTTCGGCCTGCTCACCCTGTTCGGCGAGGACATGCGCCACCGCGACACGCCGGTCGTCATCCTCGCGCTCGTGTGGTTCGTGGTGCTGCCCGCGGTGACCGGGTCGACGCCGGGCAAGCGGGCGATGCTGCTGAAGGTCGCGCGGCGCAGCGGCCGCCGGGCCGGACCGATCTCGCTGCTGGTCCGCAACGGCGTCCTGCTGTCCCCGCTCTGGCTCACCTGGCTGCTGCTGGACCTGGACCACTGGGACCTCGGCGAACACCCCGAACAGCTGCTGCTGCCCCTCGCCCTGGCGGCGTCGGCCTTCGTCGTGCTGGTGTGGACACCACTGGCCGTCCTGCTCGACGACGAGCACCGCGCACCCTACGAACGGCTGACCCGGACCGTGAACGTCGCGATCGTGCCCCCACCTGCGATCACCCCGGCCGAACCGGCGCCCGCGCCCGCCCGTGCCAAGGAAGTCCTTTGA
- a CDS encoding STAS domain-containing protein, with protein MSTDATRPRQRSSGEGWSLAKHDAGDATVYVLRGEFDLAVSVKLEDLLPADPGTGRIVLDMTEVTYCDSSCLQVLLRLGNRLRDAGGRFAIATTVPAVVRPVELLGLGAVMPLHPTVDAARASWGEGA; from the coding sequence ATGAGCACCGACGCAACGCGGCCTCGGCAGCGCTCCTCCGGTGAGGGCTGGTCGCTGGCCAAGCACGACGCCGGAGACGCGACCGTCTACGTCCTGCGCGGCGAGTTCGACCTGGCCGTCTCGGTGAAACTCGAGGACCTGCTGCCCGCCGACCCCGGCACCGGCCGGATCGTGCTGGACATGACCGAGGTCACCTACTGCGACTCCAGCTGCCTGCAGGTGCTGCTGCGGCTGGGCAACCGGCTGCGCGACGCGGGCGGCCGCTTCGCCATCGCGACCACCGTCCCCGCCGTCGTCCGGCCGGTCGAGCTGCTGGGCCTCGGCGCGGTCATGCCGCTGCACCCGACCGTCGACGCGGCGCGCGCTTCCTGGGGTGAGGGCGCATGA
- a CDS encoding ATP-binding protein, which produces MNLRFDRHEIGITADLSELAKVRSWVRTVLGGFPASVVTTAVMVVDELASNALRHGHAPYHVRLLPSAAKVRIEVDDGSGETARRRTPSDQGGRGLLLVERCAAAWGQLGRPTGKTLWAELATDPGTHG; this is translated from the coding sequence GTGAACCTGCGCTTCGACAGGCACGAAATCGGCATCACGGCCGACCTGTCCGAGCTGGCGAAGGTCCGCAGCTGGGTCCGAACCGTGCTCGGCGGCTTCCCGGCGAGCGTGGTCACCACCGCGGTCATGGTGGTGGACGAGCTGGCCTCCAACGCCCTGCGCCACGGCCACGCGCCCTACCACGTGCGCCTGCTGCCCAGCGCGGCCAAGGTGCGCATCGAGGTCGACGACGGCAGCGGCGAGACGGCCCGGCGCCGGACGCCGTCCGACCAGGGCGGCCGCGGGCTGCTGCTGGTCGAACGCTGTGCGGCCGCGTGGGGCCAGCTCGGCCGGCCCACCGGCAAGACCCTGTGGGCCGAGCTGGCGACGGACCCGGGGACCCATGGCTGA
- a CDS encoding PP2C family protein-serine/threonine phosphatase, producing MAERVDTAPVTPLTGDRGWDAAPAAAIVADRAGVVRALNEAARLLFPGVAAGRPLAGTVAGWLAEAHDRRTSEITRGEAGARFLAAHPVPHGDAVTWWLVDETDIRTAQDALAHEQERTAFLSEASAALLGSLNLERCMEVAARLAAEHLADAALVLAPATTGAFPAVTCVRGGEPSRGRLEVDPDELPGLGEALQGFPPVPSRWLDPDAAPRWVLPADFGPVGSIVVTPLPGHGVPAGALVLLRSGDRASFSEQEELFARLFAARAGAAMSAARVFALQASITDTLMRELLPPTLEQAGGVEFAGRYRPALDGERIGGDFYDVHPAVDGDASLAVLGDVCGKGLDAAVLTGKIRTTLRALLPMAGDHQRLLGQLNATLADRRDARFVTLVLASARREGNTVRLRVTCAGHPPPLIVRADGRVEEAETHGSLIGVLPEIESTSADITLDPGETCLMFTDGIVEAKGGPLGDAMFGEDRLRQVLTECANMPADAVVERVHMLAAQWIGRGNHDDMAVLAITAPRGQHLAAVGGHGRGRYTA from the coding sequence ATGGCTGAACGCGTGGACACGGCCCCCGTCACCCCGCTCACCGGCGACCGGGGCTGGGACGCCGCGCCCGCCGCGGCCATCGTCGCGGACCGCGCCGGCGTGGTCCGGGCCCTGAACGAGGCCGCCCGGCTGCTCTTCCCCGGCGTCGCCGCCGGCCGTCCCCTGGCCGGCACGGTCGCCGGCTGGCTGGCCGAGGCCCACGACCGGCGCACGAGCGAGATCACCCGCGGCGAAGCCGGTGCCCGGTTCCTGGCCGCGCACCCGGTCCCGCACGGCGACGCCGTGACGTGGTGGCTGGTCGACGAGACCGACATCCGCACCGCCCAGGACGCGCTGGCCCACGAGCAGGAGCGCACGGCGTTCCTCAGCGAGGCCTCCGCCGCGCTGCTGGGCTCGCTGAACCTCGAACGCTGCATGGAGGTCGCCGCCCGGCTCGCCGCGGAGCACCTGGCCGACGCCGCGCTCGTGCTGGCGCCCGCGACGACCGGCGCGTTCCCCGCCGTCACCTGCGTGCGCGGCGGCGAGCCGTCGCGTGGCCGGCTGGAGGTCGACCCGGACGAGCTGCCCGGGCTCGGCGAGGCCCTCCAGGGCTTCCCGCCGGTGCCCTCGCGCTGGCTCGACCCGGACGCCGCGCCCCGCTGGGTGCTGCCGGCCGACTTCGGGCCGGTCGGCTCGATCGTCGTGACGCCGCTGCCCGGCCACGGCGTGCCCGCCGGCGCGCTGGTCCTGCTGCGCAGCGGCGACCGGGCGTCGTTCAGCGAGCAGGAAGAGCTCTTCGCCCGCCTCTTCGCGGCGCGCGCGGGGGCGGCGATGTCGGCGGCGCGGGTGTTCGCGCTGCAGGCGTCCATCACCGACACGCTGATGCGGGAGCTGCTCCCGCCGACCCTCGAGCAGGCCGGCGGGGTCGAGTTCGCCGGCCGCTACCGCCCGGCGCTCGACGGCGAGCGGATCGGCGGCGACTTCTACGACGTGCACCCGGCGGTCGACGGCGACGCGTCGCTGGCCGTGCTCGGCGACGTCTGCGGCAAGGGCCTCGACGCCGCCGTGCTGACCGGCAAGATCCGCACGACGCTGCGGGCGCTGCTGCCGATGGCGGGCGACCACCAGCGGCTGCTCGGGCAGCTGAACGCCACGCTCGCCGACCGCCGCGACGCCCGCTTCGTCACGCTGGTGCTGGCGTCCGCGCGGCGCGAGGGCAACACGGTCCGGCTGCGCGTCACCTGCGCCGGCCACCCGCCGCCCCTGATCGTCCGGGCGGACGGGCGGGTCGAGGAGGCCGAGACCCACGGCAGCCTGATCGGCGTCCTGCCCGAGATCGAGTCGACGAGCGCGGACATCACGCTCGACCCCGGCGAGACCTGCCTGATGTTCACCGACGGCATCGTCGAGGCCAAGGGCGGGCCGCTCGGGGACGCGATGTTCGGCGAGGACCGGCTCCGGCAGGTGCTGACCGAGTGCGCGAACATGCCGGCCGACGCGGTCGTCGAGCGGGTGCACATGCTCGCGGCGCAGTGGATCGGCCGCGGCAACCACGACGACATGGCGGTCCTCGCGATCACCGCCCCGCGCGGGCAGCACCTCGCCGCGGTCGGCGGGCACGGCCGCGGGAGGTACACCGCGTGA